TTCATTTTTAAGTAGTTATTAACAATTGTCGATTAAGTGAATAACgaattattaatctttattaattaaaaaaatctaggTAACAAGGGTGtttgagtaatttttttttttttaaaaaaaattatgctttTCACCAGCTAAACTATTTGGTACAAATAGCATTTGCATTttgcaaattttaaaatttattttattgtttctcTATTTTCCGGCAACGTACACATTGCATGAATTCTAACAGAAAAATAGTGTGATGTAATTAGAAAGGTATTTTGGTcctttcaaatatattttatttgcctcttttatttttcttcttttccctttcttcctCCCGGTTATTCTCTGTTTCTTATTATTCTTACTGTCTTCATCTCCCATTCTTCTTCTCAATTTCTTCTATTTCTCAAGTAAACCCTAATAAGACAATACAAGCTTCAATCGATTCTTCTTCTCACGTTTTCTCGCCCTCTCCATTTCTTCTATTTATCGCGTGAACCCTTACAACACAATCCAAAGTTTCAATCGATTCTACCTAGCAAAGGCTTCTACGAAATACTCACTACGAAGATGTACTCCAGCTATGATAGTCAAGAGACCCAAAAAAATTGTTAGTAAAAGTAGACATGTGTCTGCCCAGATATTGCACGACTCAATTgaactgcatttttttttgttacctAAAAAATCGTAACGAATCAAgacaaataaaaagttttttcttcctctaaAAAAAGGGACTAtggtgccaaaaaaaaaaaaggactatgGTCATTCATTTTTAGTAGTTATTTACCACTGTCGATTAAGTGAACAACGAATGATCTTTATTAATTGAAGAAAATCTAGGTAACAAGGTGtttgagtaaatttttttttttttttttttgagaataaatattttttttttaattatgctttTCACCAGCTAAACTATTTGGTACAAATAGCATTTTCATtttgcaaaatttaaattttattttattgtttctcTATTTTCCTTGAATATCACATCTTGCTCCCAATTCCCAAACACAGTTTACAAAATTCCCCGCCAAATCCAACCGTCAAGAGAGAGGCTCCAAAACCGGAGAATCTCCCTCCCGCCATTGTTTCTCACCTCTACCTCACTTTCTCGCTGTGTCTCCAGAAAACGTAACAAACaatggcggcggcggaggagacCGCAAAAGACGATACCAAAATACACGTCAATCAACTGCCATTGCCATCGCAGCTGGCCGTATCGCGGTTGTCCGTTGACGGAGAGGATCTAATCGAAGAGCAGAGAGTGGAGTTCCCGTTGTTCAGGCCGACGTCACAGAGGAGCGAGAACTCGTGGATCATCTCTCTTTTCGTGATCATCCACCTGGTCGTCTTCGCCGCCACCATGATCGTCAACGACTGCTGGCACAACTCTCACGGAGACTGCGCCATCAAACCGCTCGGAAGGTTATCCTTTCAGCCCCTCGCTGAGAATCCCTTGCTTGGGCCCTCTGCGTCTGCGTAAGTGCTTCTCTGTTACAATCACTGGATTTGAATCGTTTTGATTACAAGGTGTTTGATTGAATTTACTTCAAGATTTTATCTAGATTATTCACTTTGATTTTTGTTtgcaattgtattttttaatgtaaaattcTTATTACTTGATACCTAAAGTTTTTGTGAGATTCTTCTAATTCTAAGGTCTTTGCAATTTCCTTCAGGTTATTCATGTTTGCTTCATATAGGTTAGAAATTCATAGTTTCAATTTTCTTGATAATGTGTTGTCAtggaattttgtttttgaaactTTGTGATTCTCAATGAAACTATGAATTTCTAACCTGTTTGTTGGATTAGCTAATTTATTTTGTTGGGGCACCATTCCAGTCTAAGCCATTGCTTGGGAATCAAAATGAAGTGAAGCATGCTAAGTCTTGAGATTCATGTATGAGTGAAACATTTAAATTGAGCAATCATTTGGGCACATTCTATATGActtttatttaaagaaatgaTTAGTGACTTGCATTGTCTCCTTCCTAATTTCTGTTAGCCAGATTAGCATTAATGGAGGTAACAACTGTTGGCATGCATTCGAATATTAAAACTGTTGCATATCATAgatgtcaaattaattttttttacagacTGGATAATGTTGGCGCTATTCGGCAGACATTATTCACTGATCATCACCAGTTCTGGCGTGTTTTAACAAGTCCATGGTTGCATGCTGGGCTTGTCCACATTATCATCAACTTGTGCAGTGTAGTCTTTGTTGGAATTCACTTGGAGCAAGAGTTCGGATCACGTAATCATTTCTGTCTTATTATTATCCATGTATTAGAAGGGCTACATAATTGTTTCCAATGTGTTATGTTAATGTTTATCCCATCTTGTTCTGCAGTAAGGATTGGAGTTACCTACATACTCTCAGGTGTTACTGCTACCTTGCTGGCTGCACTCTTTGTTACAGATAACTCATCAGTTACTTCATCCAGTGCATTATTTGGATTGCTTGGTATGATGCTGTCTGGGCTCATTAGGTATTGGAAACATTACACTAAAAAGGTATTTGGTTCTTCTCCTAAagattttccttttcatttttgcTGTGTGGAAAGGAATTTGATCTCTCCTTGTGATTGCAGCTTGCAGCTATTCTGCTATTTTTAATCATCTTGATGATTAATCTCATCCTCGGCCTGGTACCATACATCAACAACATTTCCAATGTTGGAGGATTTATATCAGGATTCCTTATTGGGTTTGTGCTACTATTCGAACCTCAACTTGACCGTATCGCTCAAAAGAAAGGAGGTTTATTTGAGTATGATCTCAAGCACAAAGTTCAAAAGAAGCAGAAGTGGGATAGGCCAGTTCTGAGGGGTGTTTCTCTTGCCATCCTCGTGTTTATGTGAGTTCATGTTACTCTATTTCAGGTCCAATTCACTTGTGTAGCCAGCCTTCAATTAGAACTTAAAAGCATTGTCCTGAAATGCAGATTTGCAGGAGTTTCTATAGCAGTTCTGCGTGGCACAAATGTGAGCAAGTATTGTAGCTGGTGTCAATGCATAGATTGCATTCCATCCAAATGGTGGATCTGTGCAGACAAAGCGAAGCACTGCGAGGTATTGTATTTGTTTGGAACTTAGTAATTGTGGATATGTaacgactaaaaatgaaaaaaattaaacgtATCCCGTTCTGACCTTGCACATTAGTATCCAtaatgaaaaacaaatcaaGATAATGGTGACAAATTTTGCTGCTGCAGAAATTTGCAGTATTATGTTTCATAGAAGGTTAGAGTATGCAAGATTCTTGCATTGTGCATGGTCAAGGAAGGGAGATGGATTTATGAGGAGATTGGCATGACTTTTAGTTAACTAATTAGCATGAATCAAAATTCTTGCCTTATTCCTGCAACTGCACTTATCTGTTGTTGAATTTGAGATCATTTGGACTGACAGTATGATCCCAGCCAAATTTAATGTGATTTTCCACTGCTTGCTTACCTGCTACTAATTCAAAACTGTGCGTTTTTGCAGGCCATGATCTACTCAGACCAGTTGACCTTGACTTGCACAGACAATGGAAATTACAGAGTTCTTCCCTACACTGACATCTCTCCGGGAAGGATGGAGGACTTGTGCAGTCTCATATGCTCTTAGATGGTAATATGCATTACACAAAACTGACCAATTCAAAAACATTACATCAATGTTTTTCCTATATATACTTcacaaatatgataatatgcaGTACAAGGattgaacaattcaaaaatattataccaTCTTTTTAGTGATGAGGAAAACCCACACGGGTTGGTTAAACACCGTCTTGTGATCTTAGCCGGTAAAGGTCAACCTAGGTTTGGCCATAGTTGATcagctcaaataaaaaaagacaATAGACCGCCCAGACCAAGAGACAAACTCGGAACCTTGACCATCTTTATGAATTGAACTTGTGACTTTttaagtatgaaaattatttccTCCAACACCCTTAGTAAGAGATTTTGAGAGCTTAACATTAGTCTAACGTAAGCTAAGAAACTTAACGTAtcaaaaaaagtacaaaaactATATTCTACTCATTCAGTCATCCCTTTTGGGTAATTAAAAAGACACTCTTTTGT
This portion of the Ipomoea triloba cultivar NCNSP0323 chromosome 5, ASM357664v1 genome encodes:
- the LOC116021280 gene encoding RHOMBOID-like protein 8 gives rise to the protein MAAAEETAKDDTKIHVNQLPLPSQLAVSRLSVDGEDLIEEQRVEFPLFRPTSQRSENSWIISLFVIIHLVVFAATMIVNDCWHNSHGDCAIKPLGRLSFQPLAENPLLGPSASALDNVGAIRQTLFTDHHQFWRVLTSPWLHAGLVHIIINLCSVVFVGIHLEQEFGSLRIGVTYILSGVTATLLAALFVTDNSSVTSSSALFGLLGMMLSGLIRYWKHYTKKLAAILLFLIILMINLILGLVPYINNISNVGGFISGFLIGFVLLFEPQLDRIAQKKGGLFEYDLKHKVQKKQKWDRPVLRGVSLAILVFIFAGVSIAVLRGTNVSKYCSWCQCIDCIPSKWWICADKAKHCEAMIYSDQLTLTCTDNGNYRVLPYTDISPGRMEDLCSLICS